A genomic stretch from Bradyrhizobium sp. 195 includes:
- a CDS encoding EAL domain-containing protein gives MYQVLYCLTEEHDLRLVALGGAVCLLASAAAISLFHRARATRGLGRLAWLGLDAAVSGCGIWATHFIAMLAYGPGGAGAYNIPVTILSLIFAISVTFVGLSIAVSSLRAVWILLGGAIVGSGVAAMHYTGMAALEIPARVDWIGSTVTVSVLSGIFFAALALFVAARRDDLFHALAATALLTVAIVAHHFTAMGAVLLTPDPTLAIGGLSIPPASLSFLTASAAVAIIAIALVAALLDRRARGELGAQQMVLDTALENMSQGLCMFDADGKIILFNERYAAMLRRTDIALTGRRLVDILRDEQAKGQWQGDANDFFARLVADAREGRTTTDVVNRFGRSIRVVNQPMQGGGWVATFEDITEWLEAQAKISHMARHDALTSLPNRVLFHEQLEQGLRRTRSAGDQLAVLCLDLDHFKDINDSLGHPIGDALLREVGRRLTAAVGESDTVARLGGDEFAVVQIGRSEEAAARSLAGRLVEVISAPYEIDGHQIVIGVSIGISLSPQDSSNPDELLKNADLALYRAKADGRSTYRFFETGMDARAQARRLLEMDLRAALQRDEFEAYYQPIRDVVSGRVVAFEALLRWNHPQRGLIAPIDFIPLAEETGLIVQLGEFVLRSACIDAATWPDDVDLAVNLSPVQFKNPNLITSVIGALAASGLPARRLELEITESVLLQNSEATLTTLHELRALGVRISLDDFGTGYSSLSYLRSFPFDKIKIDRSFVSELATREDSMAIIRAVTGLGRSLGIVTTAEGVENDAQLELLRREGCNQAQGYLFSKPRPASDVAIMLDRPRLLRASA, from the coding sequence ATGTATCAAGTTCTCTACTGTCTCACCGAAGAGCACGATTTGCGGCTCGTCGCGCTTGGCGGCGCGGTGTGTCTGCTTGCCAGCGCGGCGGCGATCAGCCTGTTCCACCGGGCGCGCGCGACGCGCGGCCTCGGGCGTTTGGCCTGGCTCGGCCTCGATGCCGCCGTCAGCGGATGCGGCATCTGGGCGACGCATTTCATCGCGATGCTCGCCTACGGGCCGGGAGGCGCGGGCGCCTACAACATCCCGGTGACGATCCTGTCGTTGATCTTCGCGATCTCGGTGACCTTCGTGGGGCTGAGCATCGCCGTATCGTCCTTGCGCGCGGTGTGGATTCTTCTCGGCGGCGCCATCGTCGGCTCGGGTGTCGCGGCGATGCACTACACCGGCATGGCGGCGCTGGAGATACCTGCGCGGGTGGACTGGATCGGAAGCACGGTCACCGTCTCGGTGCTATCAGGAATTTTCTTTGCGGCACTCGCGTTGTTCGTGGCGGCGCGACGCGACGACCTCTTCCACGCGCTGGCGGCGACTGCCCTGCTGACGGTCGCCATCGTCGCGCATCATTTCACGGCGATGGGCGCGGTGCTATTGACGCCGGACCCGACGCTCGCGATCGGCGGCCTGTCGATCCCGCCGGCCTCGCTGTCCTTCCTCACCGCCAGCGCTGCGGTCGCGATCATCGCGATCGCACTCGTGGCCGCGTTGCTCGACCGCCGCGCCAGGGGCGAATTGGGTGCCCAGCAAATGGTGTTGGACACAGCGCTCGAGAACATGTCGCAGGGGCTGTGCATGTTCGACGCTGACGGCAAGATCATCCTGTTCAACGAGCGCTACGCGGCGATGCTTCGCCGCACCGACATCGCGCTCACCGGCCGCCGGCTGGTGGACATATTGCGGGACGAGCAGGCCAAGGGCCAGTGGCAGGGCGACGCGAATGATTTCTTCGCCCGCCTCGTCGCCGACGCGCGCGAGGGCCGCACCACGACCGACGTCGTCAACCGGTTCGGCCGCTCCATCCGGGTGGTCAACCAGCCGATGCAGGGCGGCGGCTGGGTCGCGACCTTCGAGGACATCACCGAATGGCTGGAGGCGCAGGCCAAGATCTCGCACATGGCGCGCCATGACGCGCTGACCAGCCTGCCGAACCGCGTGCTGTTCCACGAGCAGCTCGAGCAGGGGCTGCGCCGGACCAGGTCGGCGGGCGATCAGCTCGCGGTGCTCTGTCTCGATCTCGATCACTTCAAGGATATCAACGACTCGCTCGGCCATCCCATCGGTGATGCGCTGTTGAGGGAGGTCGGCCGCAGGCTGACGGCCGCCGTCGGCGAAAGCGACACCGTGGCGCGGCTGGGCGGCGACGAGTTCGCCGTGGTCCAGATCGGACGTTCCGAGGAAGCCGCTGCGAGATCGCTCGCCGGCCGTCTCGTCGAGGTGATCTCCGCGCCTTACGAGATCGACGGTCATCAGATCGTGATCGGCGTCTCGATCGGCATCTCGCTGTCGCCGCAGGACAGCAGCAATCCGGACGAGCTGTTGAAGAATGCCGACCTGGCGCTGTATCGCGCCAAGGCGGACGGCCGCAGCACCTATCGCTTCTTCGAGACCGGCATGGACGCCCGCGCGCAGGCGCGTCGCCTCCTCGAAATGGATCTGCGCGCGGCGCTGCAGCGCGACGAGTTTGAGGCGTATTATCAGCCGATCCGCGACGTCGTCAGCGGCCGCGTCGTCGCGTTCGAGGCTCTGCTGCGCTGGAACCACCCGCAGCGCGGCCTGATTGCTCCGATCGACTTCATTCCTCTGGCCGAGGAGACCGGACTGATCGTCCAGCTCGGCGAATTCGTGCTGCGCTCCGCCTGTATTGACGCGGCCACCTGGCCGGACGATGTCGACCTCGCCGTCAACCTGTCGCCTGTACAGTTCAAGAATCCGAACCTGATCACATCCGTGATCGGGGCGCTGGCCGCCTCGGGACTTCCGGCGCGCCGTCTCGAGCTCGAGATCACCGAATCCGTGCTGCTTCAGAACAGCGAGGCGACGCTGACCACCCTGCACGAGCTGCGCGCCCTGGGCGTGCGGATCTCGCTCGACGATTTCGGCACCGGCTATTCATCGCTGAGCTATCTGCGCAGCTTCCCGTTCGACAAGATCAAGATCGACCGCTCCTTCGTGTCGGAGCTGGCGACGCGCGAGGATTCCATGGCGATCATCCGCGCCGTGACCGGCCTAGGCCGCAGCCTCGGGATCGTCACCACCGCGGAAGGCGTCGAGAACGATGCCCAGCTCGAGCTGCTCAGGCGCGAGGGCTGCAACCAGGCGCAGGGCTATCTGTTCAGCAAGCCGCGGCCCGCCTCCGACGTGGCGATCATGCTGGACCGCCCGCGGCTGCTACGGGCGTCGGCTTAA
- a CDS encoding MFS transporter, protein MRANTIRTETFDNRVATPRASSPLATSLTLAAMSLGYGVVQLDVTIVNTALDAMGRTLGGGVAELQWVVSAYTIAFAAFILTAGALGDRIGAKRVFMAGFAIFTTASLACALSPNAAVLIAARLVQGLAAAILVPNSLALLNHAYTDDRARGRAVAVWAAGASLALTAGPFVGGALITLVGWRAIFLVNLPIGLTGLWLSWRYASETTRARSREIDLPGQLAAIGTLGALAGAIIEGGALGWGHPAVIAAFVGAAVFAALFVWREKRATQPMLPLSLFSHRLFALTSLVGLLVNIAIYGLIFVLSLYFQRINGLSAWWTGLAFVPMMAAVLPVNLLAPRLAERIGPCPTIVVGACASALGCLGLLWIAADTSYWMICAQMIAISSGLGLLVPPLTSTLLGSVEKARSGIAAGVLNATRQTGSVLGVALFGSLVAAEGAFMAGLHLSLLVSASVLLLAAVVIGLGAPARG, encoded by the coding sequence ATGCGAGCCAACACCATCAGAACTGAAACCTTCGACAACCGGGTCGCCACACCGCGCGCCTCGTCGCCTCTTGCGACCTCTCTCACGCTGGCGGCAATGAGCCTCGGCTATGGCGTCGTGCAGCTCGACGTCACCATCGTCAATACGGCGCTGGATGCGATGGGCAGGACGCTCGGCGGCGGCGTCGCCGAGCTGCAATGGGTGGTCAGCGCCTATACCATCGCGTTTGCCGCCTTCATCCTGACCGCAGGCGCGCTCGGCGACCGCATCGGCGCCAAGCGCGTCTTCATGGCGGGATTCGCCATCTTCACCACGGCGTCGCTCGCCTGCGCGCTGTCGCCCAACGCGGCCGTGCTGATCGCAGCGCGGCTGGTCCAGGGGCTGGCGGCGGCGATCCTGGTGCCGAATTCGCTTGCGCTGCTTAATCACGCCTATACGGACGACCGCGCGCGCGGTCGTGCCGTCGCGGTCTGGGCTGCCGGAGCGAGCCTTGCGCTCACCGCGGGCCCCTTTGTCGGCGGCGCGCTGATCACGCTGGTCGGCTGGCGCGCGATCTTCCTGGTCAACCTGCCGATCGGGCTCACCGGCCTGTGGCTGAGCTGGCGCTACGCCAGCGAGACCACGCGGGCGCGCTCGCGCGAGATCGATCTGCCCGGCCAGCTCGCCGCGATCGGTACGCTGGGGGCGCTGGCCGGAGCGATCATCGAAGGCGGTGCGCTTGGCTGGGGGCATCCGGCCGTGATCGCAGCTTTTGTCGGTGCCGCCGTTTTCGCCGCGCTCTTCGTCTGGCGCGAGAAGCGCGCGACGCAGCCGATGCTGCCGTTGTCGTTGTTCAGCCACAGGCTGTTCGCGCTGACCTCGCTCGTCGGCCTGCTCGTGAACATCGCAATCTACGGCTTGATCTTCGTGCTCAGCCTGTACTTCCAGCGCATCAACGGGCTGTCGGCGTGGTGGACCGGGCTCGCTTTCGTGCCGATGATGGCGGCGGTGCTGCCGGTCAACCTGCTGGCGCCGCGCCTCGCCGAGCGCATCGGCCCGTGCCCGACCATCGTGGTCGGTGCCTGCGCGTCGGCGCTCGGCTGTCTCGGTCTGCTGTGGATTGCGGCTGACACGAGCTATTGGATGATCTGCGCGCAGATGATCGCGATCAGCTCCGGACTTGGGCTCCTGGTTCCGCCGCTGACCTCGACCTTGCTGGGCAGCGTCGAAAAAGCGCGCTCCGGTATCGCGGCGGGCGTCCTGAACGCGACGCGGCAGACCGGCAGCGTGCTCGGCGTCGCGCTGTTCGGCTCTCTGGTGGCCGCGGAGGGGGCATTCATGGCAGGGCTGCATCTGTCACTGCTGGTGTCCGCGTCGGTCCTGTTGCTCGCTGCCGTCGTGATCGGCCTCGGTGCGCCGGCGCGAGGATGA
- a CDS encoding YciE/YciF ferroxidase family protein, whose amino-acid sequence MGLFTKDIKTMNDLFVHQLQDIYYAEQQLTKALPKMASKATDPQLKQGFLTHLEETKQHVARLEEVFKMHGVPVKAVDCPAIDGIIEEADETAGEVADKAVLDAALINAAQAAEHYEIVRYGSLIAWAKQLGRNDCASVLAKTLEEEKATDMKLTKLAESKVNLRAAS is encoded by the coding sequence ATGGGACTGTTCACAAAAGACATCAAGACCATGAACGACCTGTTCGTGCACCAGCTCCAGGACATCTATTACGCCGAGCAGCAGCTGACCAAGGCGCTGCCGAAAATGGCAAGCAAGGCGACCGATCCCCAGCTGAAACAGGGCTTTTTGACGCACCTCGAGGAAACCAAGCAACACGTCGCTCGGCTCGAGGAGGTCTTCAAGATGCACGGCGTCCCCGTGAAGGCAGTCGATTGCCCGGCCATTGACGGGATCATCGAGGAAGCCGACGAGACCGCCGGCGAAGTTGCCGACAAGGCGGTGCTCGACGCGGCGCTGATCAATGCGGCGCAGGCCGCCGAGCATTACGAGATCGTGCGCTACGGCAGCCTGATCGCCTGGGCCAAGCAGCTCGGCCGCAACGACTGCGCCAGCGTGCTCGCCAAGACGCTCGAGGAAGAGAAGGCGACCGACATGAAGCTGACGAAACTCGCCGAGAGCAAGGTGAACCTGCGCGCGGCGAGCTAG
- a CDS encoding lysylphosphatidylglycerol synthase transmembrane domain-containing protein, which translates to MHGLLPALKRGFKRWIGWRRLGVAASIFIIAFAITTLVRTLKGIDTGVILTALTEIPRGSIGLAAICVFFAFCTLTFYDFFALRTIGKKHVPYRIAALSSFTSYSIGHNIGATVFTGGAIRFRIYSDYGLNAIDVAKICFLSGLTFWLGNIFVLSIGLAIHPDAASSMDQLPPSINRLIALGGLASIGAYLVWLCMGEKRRELGQKGWKVVLPSAPLTLVQILIGVVDLGFCALAMYLLMPANPPIDFMSLAVVFILATLIGFASHAPGSIGVFDAAMLVALPQFGREELLATLLVFRILYFVIPFGLAISIMGTRELWMNVVAPWQERRRLAEACAQANLPKQVATMERERALRQVGKR; encoded by the coding sequence ATGCACGGACTGCTGCCTGCGCTGAAGCGCGGCTTCAAGAGATGGATCGGCTGGCGACGGCTCGGAGTTGCCGCGAGCATCTTCATCATCGCCTTCGCGATCACCACGCTGGTGCGGACCCTCAAGGGCATCGATACCGGGGTCATCCTGACCGCGTTGACCGAGATTCCCCGCGGGAGCATCGGGCTCGCGGCCATCTGCGTCTTCTTCGCGTTCTGTACGCTGACATTCTACGACTTTTTTGCACTGCGAACGATCGGCAAGAAGCACGTGCCCTATCGCATCGCGGCACTCTCCAGCTTCACGTCCTATTCGATCGGTCACAACATCGGCGCCACCGTCTTCACGGGCGGCGCGATCCGTTTCCGGATCTATTCGGATTACGGGCTGAACGCGATTGACGTCGCCAAGATCTGCTTCCTGTCGGGCCTCACCTTCTGGCTCGGTAACATCTTCGTGCTCTCGATCGGGCTGGCCATCCATCCGGATGCGGCGTCCTCGATGGATCAGCTTCCCCCGTCGATCAACCGGCTGATCGCGCTCGGCGGCCTTGCCTCGATTGGCGCGTATCTGGTCTGGCTGTGCATGGGCGAGAAGCGGCGGGAGCTCGGCCAAAAGGGCTGGAAGGTGGTGCTGCCCTCGGCGCCGCTGACGCTGGTCCAGATCCTGATCGGCGTGGTCGATCTCGGCTTCTGCGCCTTGGCAATGTATCTGCTGATGCCTGCCAATCCGCCGATCGACTTCATGTCGCTTGCCGTGGTGTTCATCCTGGCGACGCTGATCGGCTTTGCCAGCCATGCGCCCGGCTCGATCGGCGTGTTCGATGCCGCCATGCTGGTGGCGCTGCCCCAATTCGGCCGCGAAGAGCTTCTGGCGACGCTGCTGGTGTTCCGCATCCTCTATTTCGTGATCCCGTTCGGCCTCGCCATCTCCATCATGGGCACGCGCGAGCTCTGGATGAACGTGGTCGCGCCGTGGCAGGAGCGACGACGGCTGGCGGAGGCCTGCGCCCAGGCTAATCTGCCCAAGCAGGTGGCCACGATGGAGCGTGAACGGGCGCTGCGGCAGGTTGGCAAGCGGTAG
- a CDS encoding SGNH/GDSL hydrolase family protein — translation MIPLPLRTLSAGALLLAGILIDLPPQRAAAQDAGSLQISWEVRNRFRLFREERDFLLHVENARNRNILAAEQSLELQSEGRGWARNMVNRLCIDLQGRVNQPCTRDNTKENYLTPIDHPVTVRLVGAVPVGATCAWSFDDGDGPQQSTFDCAEPINLRVRYGKQTVATVDVSSGSDPTQRVQTEIQVRDIFVAGLGDSIASGEGNPDRPLALSDEGFCFRSYLGTAGAQYYRPSRHGFKGGRACEAPDTLANWQRYSALWFNAPCHRSLYSYQTRTALALAVRYTHIAVTYLPLACTGASIGDGLLGSQRARECPPGKTGVCNTSVTAQVAELREALTAAKKRQPDRTLDLVLLSVGANDVYFSGLVADVIVETATERTLFRRSGVMASVDDSRDALARELPQNFVKLREALKPLVGGDLSHVVYVSYANPALAEGGVPCRGGRAGFDIHPSFNADPQRLARVSTFVDTEFLPQLKGLATCTRGALCRDPEAERMTFVDAHQAAFADHGFCAHSGNDPEFDRACFAENGQSFNPDIVSAASQPMLCGRGASEYRAYLPRGRWIRDANDSYFAAMTYPQGLPAASQPTDIHDATWGVLSAVYGGAVHPSAEGHAAMADAALPAASAVLGLDAAPPGVTRGFLPQLLPSARQ, via the coding sequence ATGATCCCTCTCCCCCTTCGTACCCTTTCCGCAGGCGCCCTGCTGCTTGCGGGGATTCTGATCGACTTGCCGCCCCAGCGCGCCGCCGCTCAGGACGCCGGCAGCCTGCAGATCAGCTGGGAGGTGCGTAACCGCTTCCGGCTGTTCCGCGAGGAGCGCGACTTCCTGCTCCATGTCGAGAACGCGCGCAACCGCAACATCCTGGCCGCTGAACAGTCGCTGGAGCTCCAGAGCGAAGGTCGCGGCTGGGCCCGCAACATGGTCAACCGCCTCTGCATCGACCTCCAGGGCCGGGTCAACCAGCCCTGCACGCGCGACAACACCAAGGAAAACTATCTCACCCCGATCGATCATCCCGTCACCGTGCGCCTCGTCGGCGCCGTGCCGGTCGGCGCCACCTGCGCCTGGTCGTTCGACGACGGCGACGGGCCGCAACAATCGACCTTCGACTGCGCCGAGCCGATCAACTTACGTGTCCGCTACGGCAAGCAGACGGTCGCGACCGTCGACGTCTCCTCCGGCTCCGATCCGACCCAGCGCGTCCAGACCGAGATCCAGGTCCGCGACATCTTCGTTGCCGGCCTCGGCGACAGCATCGCCTCGGGCGAAGGCAATCCGGACCGGCCGCTGGCGCTATCCGATGAAGGCTTTTGCTTCCGCTCTTATCTCGGCACCGCCGGTGCGCAGTACTACCGTCCAAGCCGCCACGGCTTCAAGGGCGGCCGCGCCTGCGAGGCGCCGGATACGCTCGCCAACTGGCAACGCTACAGCGCGCTCTGGTTCAACGCGCCCTGCCACCGCTCGCTGTACAGCTACCAGACGCGCACCGCGCTGGCGCTCGCGGTGCGCTACACCCACATCGCCGTGACCTATCTGCCGCTCGCCTGCACCGGCGCCAGCATCGGCGACGGGCTGCTCGGCTCGCAGCGCGCCCGCGAATGCCCGCCCGGCAAGACCGGCGTCTGCAACACCAGCGTGACCGCCCAGGTCGCCGAGCTGCGCGAGGCGCTCACTGCGGCGAAGAAACGCCAGCCCGACCGCACGCTCGACCTCGTGCTGCTCTCGGTCGGCGCCAACGACGTCTATTTCTCCGGCCTCGTCGCCGACGTGATCGTCGAGACCGCGACCGAGCGCACGCTGTTCCGCCGCTCCGGCGTGATGGCGAGCGTCGACGATTCCCGCGACGCGCTGGCGCGGGAGCTGCCGCAGAATTTCGTCAAGCTGCGCGAGGCACTGAAGCCGCTGGTCGGCGGCGACCTCTCGCACGTGGTTTATGTCTCCTACGCCAATCCCGCGCTTGCCGAGGGCGGCGTGCCCTGCCGCGGCGGCCGGGCCGGCTTCGACATCCATCCCTCCTTCAACGCCGACCCGCAGCGCCTGGCGCGCGTCTCGACCTTCGTCGACACTGAATTCCTGCCGCAGCTGAAGGGGCTCGCCACCTGTACCCGCGGCGCGCTGTGCCGCGATCCCGAGGCCGAGCGCATGACCTTCGTCGATGCGCATCAGGCGGCGTTCGCCGACCACGGCTTCTGCGCCCATTCCGGCAATGATCCCGAATTCGATCGCGCCTGCTTCGCCGAGAACGGCCAGAGCTTCAATCCCGATATCGTGAGCGCGGCGAGCCAGCCGATGCTTTGCGGCCGCGGCGCCTCGGAATATCGCGCCTACCTGCCGCGCGGGCGCTGGATCCGCGACGCCAATGACAGCTATTTTGCCGCGATGACTTATCCGCAGGGATTGCCGGCGGCGAGCCAGCCGACCGACATCCACGACGCCACCTGGGGCGTGCTCTCCGCCGTCTATGGCGGCGCGGTGCATCCGAGCGCCGAAGGTCATGCCGCGATGGCGGATGCGGCGCTTCCCGCCGCAAGCGCCGTGCTCGGGCTGGACGCCGCGCCGCCGGGCGTGACGCGCGGATTCCTGCCGCAGCTGTTGCCGAGCGCAAGGCAGTAG
- a CDS encoding MFS transporter, protein MSAVVSAADARRSRVRLFIVTMLFLVTTVNYADRATLSIAGPALSKELHLDPVAMGWIFSAFGWSYVAAQVPGGWLLDRYGSRIVYAFSIIIWSLFTLMQGWVGFLSAGTAVTVLFALRLLVGVAEAPSFPANARIVAAWFPSNERGTASAFFNSGQYFATVIFAPLMGWIAHSYGWRFVFFVMGALGIVMGFVWLKSIYGPKEHPSINDAEFEYIKEGGALVDLDAPKNDLPRARAPEAGSGWDHIRQLLSNRMMLGVYLGQYCINTLTYFFLTWFPVYLVKERGLSILQAGFVATLPALCGFIGGVLGGIISDAILRRTGSLTMARKIPIVGGMLLSMSIIACNYVDGQALVVGFMALAFFGKGIGALGWAVVSDTSPKEAGGVSGGLFNTFGNLSSITTPIVIGYILAATGSFNGALVFVGANALVAAFAYLVIVGKIERVTLKRSS, encoded by the coding sequence ATGAGCGCAGTGGTGTCCGCAGCGGATGCGAGGAGGTCTCGCGTCAGGCTATTCATCGTGACCATGTTGTTCCTGGTCACCACCGTGAATTATGCCGACCGCGCCACGCTGTCGATCGCAGGCCCCGCGCTCTCCAAGGAGCTGCATCTCGATCCCGTCGCCATGGGCTGGATCTTCTCGGCCTTCGGCTGGTCCTATGTCGCGGCGCAGGTGCCGGGCGGCTGGCTGCTCGACCGCTATGGCTCGCGCATCGTCTATGCCTTCAGCATCATCATCTGGTCGCTGTTCACGCTGATGCAGGGCTGGGTCGGCTTCCTCAGCGCGGGTACGGCCGTCACCGTGCTGTTCGCGCTGCGCCTGCTTGTCGGCGTTGCGGAAGCGCCGTCCTTCCCCGCCAATGCGCGTATCGTCGCCGCCTGGTTTCCGAGCAACGAGCGCGGCACCGCGTCGGCCTTCTTCAACTCGGGACAGTATTTCGCCACCGTGATCTTCGCGCCGCTGATGGGCTGGATCGCGCACTCCTACGGCTGGCGCTTCGTGTTCTTCGTGATGGGCGCGCTCGGCATTGTCATGGGCTTCGTCTGGCTCAAGAGCATCTATGGCCCGAAGGAACATCCTTCGATCAACGACGCCGAGTTCGAGTACATCAAGGAGGGCGGCGCGCTGGTCGATCTCGATGCGCCCAAGAACGATCTGCCGCGCGCGCGTGCGCCCGAGGCCGGCTCCGGATGGGATCACATCCGCCAGCTGCTCTCCAACCGCATGATGCTCGGCGTCTATCTCGGCCAGTACTGCATCAACACGCTGACCTATTTCTTCCTGACCTGGTTTCCGGTCTATCTCGTCAAGGAGCGCGGCCTGTCGATCCTGCAAGCGGGCTTCGTCGCGACGCTGCCGGCGCTGTGCGGCTTCATCGGCGGCGTGCTCGGCGGCATCATCTCCGACGCGATCCTGCGCAGGACCGGCTCGCTGACCATGGCGCGCAAGATCCCGATCGTGGGCGGCATGCTGCTGTCGATGTCGATCATCGCCTGCAACTATGTCGACGGACAGGCGCTGGTGGTCGGCTTCATGGCGCTCGCCTTCTTCGGCAAGGGCATCGGTGCGCTCGGCTGGGCGGTCGTCTCCGACACCTCTCCGAAGGAAGCCGGCGGCGTCTCAGGCGGCCTGTTCAACACCTTCGGCAATTTGTCCTCGATCACCACGCCGATCGTGATCGGCTACATCCTGGCCGCGACCGGCTCCTTCAACGGCGCACTGGTGTTCGTCGGCGCCAACGCGTTGGTGGCCGCATTCGCCTATCTCGTGATCGTCGGCAAGATCGAGCGGGTGACGCTCAAACGTTCCTCCTGA
- a CDS encoding LysR family transcriptional regulator produces MFDLNQLRCFVTVAEELHFGRAAARLNMTQPPLSRQIQVLEHIIDAPLLERTSRSVRLTPAGRSFLPEARRILKLAESASQVARRIALGKTGSLKIGFTAAAAYGFLPELVAACRAKLPEVDFSLKEMVSGDQFEALTSGQIDAGLLRPPIARPELTSRRVVAEPLLAAIPKKHPLANADSITIKDFDDQPFVMYSPYESRYFHDLLVAQFTRADVLPRYVQHLSQIHSILAMVRAGLGLAIVPAAAAGLKISDVRLRPLKLRGRVPVELFMVWRRDDENPLLSALVKIAGELSSTEVAED; encoded by the coding sequence ATGTTCGACCTCAACCAGCTCCGCTGTTTCGTCACGGTGGCGGAGGAACTGCATTTCGGCCGCGCCGCCGCGCGGCTGAACATGACCCAGCCGCCGCTGTCCCGGCAGATCCAGGTGCTCGAGCATATCATCGACGCGCCGCTGCTGGAGCGCACCAGCCGCTCGGTCCGTCTCACCCCTGCGGGACGCAGCTTCCTGCCGGAGGCGCGCCGCATTCTCAAGCTTGCGGAAAGCGCTTCGCAAGTCGCCCGCCGCATCGCGCTCGGCAAGACCGGATCGCTGAAGATCGGCTTCACGGCCGCCGCAGCTTACGGCTTCCTGCCGGAACTGGTCGCAGCCTGCCGCGCAAAACTGCCGGAGGTGGATTTCTCGCTGAAGGAGATGGTGTCGGGCGACCAGTTCGAGGCGCTGACCTCGGGCCAGATCGACGCCGGCCTGCTCCGTCCGCCGATCGCGCGGCCCGAGCTGACCAGCCGCCGCGTCGTCGCCGAGCCGCTGCTCGCCGCGATCCCGAAGAAGCATCCGCTCGCGAATGCTGACAGCATCACCATCAAGGATTTCGACGACCAGCCCTTCGTGATGTATTCGCCCTATGAGAGCCGGTACTTCCACGATCTGCTGGTGGCGCAATTCACCCGCGCCGACGTGCTGCCGCGCTATGTCCAGCACCTCAGCCAGATCCACTCGATCCTGGCCATGGTGCGCGCCGGCCTGGGCCTTGCCATCGTGCCGGCTGCGGCCGCGGGCCTGAAGATCTCCGACGTCCGGCTGCGCCCGCTGAAGCTGAGGGGCCGCGTGCCGGTCGAGCTGTTCATGGTGTGGCGCCGCGACGACGAGAATCCGCTGCTCTCGGCGCTGGTCAAAATCGCCGGTGAATTGTCCTCCACGGAGGTGGCGGAGGATTGA
- the kdgD gene encoding 5-dehydro-4-deoxyglucarate dehydratase, with protein sequence MSKMTPQEMAKKIGSGLLSFPVTPFKADYSFDEATYRSNMDWLCGYDVAGLFAAGGTGEFFSLTPAEVPQVVKIAVDETKGRVPVLAGTGYGTAIAREIAVGAEKAGADGLLLLPPYLTHAEQDGLAAHVEAVCASVKIGVIVYNRDNAILQPDTLARLAERCPNLVGYKDGIGDIELMTRVYTKLGDRLTYVGGLPTAETFALPYLDMGVTTYSSAVFNFVPEFATNFYTAVRKRDHATIQAGLKDFILPLIAIRNRKKGYAVSIIKAGMKVIGRDSGPVRPPLTDLTEQEIAEVTALVKNLPAIRSSQQAAE encoded by the coding sequence GTGAGCAAGATGACCCCGCAGGAAATGGCCAAGAAGATCGGATCCGGCCTCCTGTCCTTTCCCGTCACGCCGTTCAAGGCGGACTATTCCTTCGACGAGGCGACCTACCGCTCCAACATGGACTGGCTGTGCGGCTACGACGTCGCCGGCCTGTTCGCTGCCGGCGGCACCGGCGAATTCTTCTCGCTGACGCCGGCCGAGGTTCCGCAAGTCGTCAAGATCGCCGTCGACGAGACCAAGGGCCGCGTGCCCGTGCTTGCCGGCACCGGCTACGGCACCGCGATCGCCCGAGAGATCGCTGTGGGTGCCGAGAAAGCCGGCGCCGACGGCCTATTGCTGCTGCCGCCTTATCTCACCCATGCCGAGCAGGACGGCCTTGCCGCCCATGTCGAGGCGGTCTGCGCCTCGGTGAAGATCGGCGTCATCGTCTACAACCGCGACAACGCGATTCTCCAGCCCGACACGCTCGCCCGCCTTGCCGAGCGCTGCCCCAACCTCGTCGGCTACAAGGACGGCATCGGCGACATCGAGCTGATGACCCGCGTCTACACCAAGCTGGGCGACCGCCTGACCTATGTCGGCGGCCTGCCGACCGCGGAGACATTCGCGCTGCCCTATCTCGACATGGGCGTGACGACCTATTCCTCTGCCGTGTTCAACTTCGTTCCGGAGTTCGCCACCAATTTCTACACGGCCGTGCGCAAGCGCGACCACGCCACGATCCAGGCCGGGCTGAAGGATTTCATCCTGCCGCTGATCGCGATCCGCAACCGCAAGAAGGGCTATGCGGTCTCGATCATCAAGGCCGGCATGAAGGTGATCGGCCGCGATTCCGGCCCGGTCCGCCCGCCGCTGACCGACCTCACCGAGCAGGAGATCGCGGAAGTGACCGCGCTGGTGAAGAATCTGCCCGCCATCCGATCGTCACAACAGGCTGCAGAATAG